A genomic segment from Bradyrhizobium sp. ISRA430 encodes:
- a CDS encoding SPW repeat protein, which yields MTELKWTELKWKESGVDIANLILAALLFLTPWVFGFAHDYPAAPNAWVSGIIIGVVAIAALTKFAEWEEWVNLVLGVWVLVSPWVLGFAAQSAAGWAHVIAGLIVAVLAGVKLWFMHQTPQVTARR from the coding sequence ATGACAGAGCTGAAATGGACAGAGCTGAAATGGAAGGAATCCGGAGTTGATATCGCAAATCTCATCCTAGCGGCTCTCTTGTTTCTGACGCCGTGGGTCTTTGGGTTTGCGCATGACTACCCCGCGGCGCCAAACGCCTGGGTGAGTGGTATCATCATTGGCGTTGTAGCGATCGCAGCGCTCACAAAATTCGCCGAGTGGGAGGAATGGGTCAATCTCGTGCTCGGAGTGTGGGTGTTGGTGTCGCCATGGGTTCTTGGCTTTGCCGCGCAGAGCGCAGCCGGATGGGCCCATGTCATCGCGGGTCTGATCGTCGCTGTGCTGGCGGGCGTGAAGCTGTGGTTCATGCATCAGACGCCACAGGTGACCGCCCGACGATAA
- the greA gene encoding transcription elongation factor GreA: protein MNKAIEASTERLPMTADGYASLQDELRHRIQVERPRIGERIQDAKADDTNLPENAEYLAAKSEQELNEARIAQLQDKLARAEVIDVSSLSGDTIKFGATVTLTDEDTREKRMWQIVGESEADARSGKISIFSPLARALIGKTKGAVVEVIAPGGARAYQIDKVEWH from the coding sequence ATGAACAAGGCTATTGAAGCATCGACGGAGCGGCTGCCAATGACAGCCGACGGCTATGCATCTTTGCAAGACGAGCTGAGGCACCGCATTCAGGTCGAGCGACCGCGCATCGGCGAACGCATCCAGGATGCTAAGGCGGACGACACCAACCTACCTGAGAATGCGGAGTATCTAGCCGCCAAATCCGAGCAGGAGCTCAATGAGGCTCGCATCGCGCAACTCCAGGACAAGCTCGCGCGTGCCGAAGTGATCGACGTATCGAGCCTTTCCGGCGACACCATCAAGTTCGGGGCCACGGTGACCCTGACCGACGAGGACACGCGCGAGAAGCGGATGTGGCAGATCGTTGGCGAGTCCGAGGCGGACGCAAGGAGCGGTAAGATTTCGATCTTTTCGCCGCTCGCCCGCGCGCTCATCGGCAAGACCAAAGGCGCGGTCGTCGAGGTCATCGCGCCCGGCGGTGCGAGGGCCTATCAGATCGACAAGGTCGAATGGCATTGA
- the groL gene encoding chaperonin GroEL (60 kDa chaperone family; promotes refolding of misfolded polypeptides especially under stressful conditions; forms two stacked rings of heptamers to form a barrel-shaped 14mer; ends can be capped by GroES; misfolded proteins enter the barrel where they are refolded when GroES binds), with product MSAKEVRFSTEAREKMLRGIDILANAVRVTLGPKGRNVVLEKSFGAPRISKDGVTVAKEIELEDKFENMGAQMVREVASKTSDQVGDGTTTATVLAHAIVHEGAKAVAAGMNPMDLKRGIDLATEAVVEDLGKNSKKLATNDEVAQVATISANGDAEIGRFLADAMKKVGNEGVITIEEAKSLNTELEVVEGMRFDRGYVSPYFVTNADKMRVELDDPYILIHEKKLSGLQPLLPLLESVAQAGKPLLIIAEDIEGEALATLVVNKLRGGLKVAAVKAPGFGDRRKAMLQDIAILTGGTFISEDLGAKLENVALNMLGRAKKVEIDKENTTIVAGAGKKADIEARVKQIKTEIGETTSDYDREKLQERLAKLAGGVAVIRVGGATEVEVKERKDRVDDAMHATRAAVEEGILPGGGVALLRAVKALARVKPKNDDQRYGVEIVRKALAWPTRQIARNAGEDGSIVVGKILEKDTYAYGFNAQDGEYTNLVSKGIIDPTKVVRSALQDAASVAGLLITTEAMVAELPKKKAQPPLPDAGMSDMDFAA from the coding sequence ATGAGCGCGAAGGAAGTCAGATTCTCCACCGAGGCGCGCGAGAAAATGCTGCGCGGCATCGATATTCTCGCCAATGCGGTGAGAGTGACGCTCGGCCCGAAGGGCCGCAACGTGGTTCTTGAAAAGTCGTTCGGCGCGCCGCGCATCAGCAAGGATGGCGTTACCGTCGCCAAGGAGATCGAGCTCGAAGACAAGTTCGAGAACATGGGCGCACAGATGGTGCGCGAGGTCGCATCCAAGACTTCCGACCAAGTCGGCGACGGCACCACGACCGCGACGGTGCTTGCTCATGCGATCGTGCACGAAGGTGCCAAGGCGGTGGCCGCCGGTATGAACCCGATGGATCTCAAGCGAGGAATCGACCTCGCGACAGAGGCGGTGGTCGAGGACCTCGGCAAGAACTCGAAGAAGCTCGCCACAAACGACGAGGTGGCCCAGGTGGCCACGATCTCGGCCAACGGCGACGCCGAGATCGGCCGCTTCCTGGCCGACGCCATGAAGAAAGTCGGCAACGAGGGCGTGATCACCATCGAAGAAGCAAAGTCCCTGAACACTGAGCTCGAAGTCGTGGAAGGTATGCGATTCGACCGCGGTTACGTCTCGCCCTACTTCGTCACGAATGCCGACAAGATGCGGGTTGAGTTGGACGACCCGTACATCCTCATCCACGAGAAGAAGCTCTCCGGGCTGCAACCGCTCTTGCCGCTGCTCGAGTCGGTTGCACAGGCCGGCAAGCCGCTCCTCATCATCGCCGAGGATATCGAGGGCGAGGCGCTGGCGACGCTGGTGGTGAATAAGCTTCGCGGCGGGCTCAAGGTTGCCGCCGTGAAAGCGCCGGGCTTCGGCGATCGCCGCAAGGCCATGCTGCAGGACATCGCCATCCTCACCGGCGGCACCTTCATCTCGGAAGATCTGGGCGCCAAGCTCGAGAACGTGGCTCTCAACATGCTTGGGCGCGCGAAGAAGGTTGAAATCGACAAGGAGAACACCACCATCGTCGCCGGCGCCGGCAAGAAGGCGGACATCGAGGCGCGCGTCAAGCAGATCAAGACCGAGATCGGGGAGACGACGTCGGATTATGATCGTGAGAAGCTGCAGGAGCGGCTTGCCAAGCTCGCGGGCGGCGTGGCGGTGATCCGCGTGGGCGGCGCCACCGAGGTCGAGGTCAAGGAGCGCAAGGATCGCGTCGACGACGCGATGCACGCGACCCGCGCCGCGGTCGAGGAAGGCATCCTGCCGGGCGGCGGGGTCGCATTGCTGCGCGCAGTGAAGGCACTGGCGCGCGTGAAACCGAAGAACGACGACCAACGCTATGGCGTCGAGATCGTCCGCAAGGCGCTTGCCTGGCCGACCCGCCAGATCGCGCGCAATGCAGGCGAAGACGGCTCCATCGTCGTCGGGAAGATCCTGGAGAAGGATACCTACGCCTATGGCTTCAATGCGCAGGACGGCGAATACACCAACCTTGTTTCCAAAGGGATCATCGATCCGACCAAAGTGGTTCGCTCTGCGTTGCAGGACGCCGCGTCGGTGGCGGGTTTGCTGATCACAACCGAAGCCATGGTCGCCGAGTTGCCAAAGAAGAAAGCCCAACCGCCGTTGCCGGACGCCGGAATGAGTGACATGGACTTCGCGGCATGA
- a CDS encoding sensor histidine kinase, translated as MEGAMLQPERNEADLQVAEIRHRIANCFQLMIGAIHCRLKQTADPVARDQLVWARDIIHTMSLLQGRLTSDAGQSFADYLRDLAKYWQPLLEVQSVHIEVDADPIDLGPGASSSLALIVQELVTNSVKHGLDGTAGWIRIELKRRDAEVELVVADNGRGVSKDRRARSGLGMTIVSQLSKRIGAVMEFDCGASGTIARLRLPIAGATAAGRSSCPSYQMAG; from the coding sequence ATGGAGGGCGCAATGCTCCAGCCTGAGCGAAACGAGGCCGATTTGCAGGTGGCGGAAATACGCCACAGGATCGCGAATTGCTTTCAGCTCATGATCGGTGCCATACATTGCCGGCTCAAGCAGACGGCCGATCCCGTGGCGCGGGACCAGTTGGTATGGGCCCGCGACATCATCCATACCATGAGCCTCCTGCAGGGGCGTCTGACTTCAGATGCCGGGCAGAGCTTTGCCGACTATCTCCGTGACCTGGCCAAGTACTGGCAGCCTCTGCTGGAGGTTCAATCGGTCCACATCGAAGTCGATGCCGATCCCATCGACCTTGGGCCTGGCGCATCTTCGTCGCTGGCGCTGATTGTCCAGGAACTGGTGACCAACAGTGTCAAACATGGCCTTGATGGCACCGCCGGCTGGATTCGGATTGAACTCAAACGACGCGACGCCGAGGTGGAATTGGTCGTGGCGGACAACGGTCGGGGCGTGTCCAAAGACAGGCGCGCGCGGTCCGGACTTGGGATGACGATCGTCAGCCAGCTGAGTAAGAGAATCGGCGCCGTCATGGAATTCGATTGCGGCGCATCGGGAACGATTGCCCGCTTGCGGCTCCCGATCGCCGGTGCAACGGCAGCTGGGAGATCGAGTTGTCCCTCGTACCAAATGGCCGGTTAG
- a CDS encoding transketolase family protein — protein MKTVRSAPQPGKPRLTTSAMIASIAAEGQRTRPAPFGNALVELARSRPEVVGMTADLGKYTDLHIFAKEFPDRYYQMGMAEQLLFGAASGLAAEGFMPFATTYAVFASRRAYDFIHQTIAEEDRNVKIICALPGLTSGYGPSHQAAEDLALFRAMPNMTVVDPCDAHEIEQLVPAIAAHRGPVYMRLLRGQVPVVLDEYDYKFELGNAKLIRDGKDVLVISSGIMTMRALEAVQSLKNDRIDAAVLHVPTIKPLDAETILREAGKPGRLVVVAENHTTIGGLGEAVAAVLMRSGVHPRFRQIALPDEFLDAGALPTLHDRYGISTAEVARQIIHWL, from the coding sequence ATGAAGACCGTCAGATCAGCACCACAACCGGGCAAGCCCCGCCTGACCACCTCGGCCATGATCGCCTCGATCGCCGCCGAGGGACAGCGAACCAGGCCGGCGCCCTTCGGCAACGCGCTTGTTGAGCTCGCACGCAGCCGGCCGGAGGTGGTCGGTATGACGGCCGACCTCGGCAAATACACCGACCTGCACATCTTCGCGAAGGAATTCCCGGACCGCTATTATCAGATGGGCATGGCCGAGCAGCTGCTGTTCGGCGCCGCCTCCGGGTTGGCCGCAGAAGGGTTCATGCCGTTCGCGACCACCTACGCCGTGTTCGCATCGCGGCGGGCCTACGATTTCATTCACCAGACGATCGCGGAGGAAGACCGCAACGTGAAGATCATCTGCGCATTGCCCGGCTTGACCTCCGGCTATGGCCCGAGCCACCAGGCCGCCGAAGATCTCGCGCTGTTCCGCGCCATGCCCAACATGACGGTCGTCGATCCCTGCGATGCCCATGAAATCGAGCAACTGGTGCCCGCCATCGCGGCGCATCGCGGGCCGGTCTACATGCGCCTGCTGCGTGGCCAGGTCCCGGTCGTGCTGGACGAATATGACTACAAGTTCGAACTCGGAAACGCCAAGCTGATCCGTGACGGGAAAGACGTCCTGGTCATCTCATCCGGCATCATGACCATGCGCGCCCTCGAGGCCGTGCAAAGCCTGAAGAACGACCGCATCGATGCTGCGGTGCTGCATGTTCCAACCATCAAGCCGCTCGATGCGGAGACGATCTTGCGTGAAGCCGGCAAGCCCGGCCGCCTTGTCGTCGTTGCCGAAAACCACACGACGATCGGCGGTCTCGGCGAGGCGGTCGCGGCGGTCCTGATGCGCTCGGGCGTCCATCCGCGTTTCCGCCAGATTGCATTGCCGGACGAGTTTCTTGACGCCGGCGCACTGCCGACGCTGCACGACCGCTACGGGATCTCGACCGCAGAGGTCGCGAGGCAGATCATACACTGGCTTTAG
- a CDS encoding TRAP transporter large permease subunit codes for MSHTPHVGAGMAAGASQAGRCSWVITANTVLGHVVAVPAALLVLAEIAVLSAGIVGRYVFRSPIIWSDELAGLLFLWLAMLGSVIAFQRGEHMRMTAVVGVLSAQVRAFLDVVAAAASLAFLVLVVWPAYEFAADEAFVTTPALEIVNSWRAAALPIGIGLMLIAAVLRLIRIASPRSLLASLAIVAGIIATFILLAPALKPLGNLNLLIFFVVVVGAMVFAAVPIAFAFGLATVGYLALTTSTPDVVMIGRMDEGMSHLILLAVPLFVFLGLLIEMTGMARAMVGFLASLLGHVRGGLHYVLVGAMYLVSGISGSKAADMAAVAPVLFPEMRQRGAKPGDLVALLAATGAQTETIPPSLVLITIGSVTGVSISALFTGGLLPGVVLAVMLAAVVWWRYRREDLSHVERAKGSEIGRAFVIAIPAIALPFVIRTAVVEGVATATEVSTIGILYSACAGLLVYRQFDWRRLYPMLVETASLSGAILLIIGAATGMAWALTQSGFSASLAKCMTNLPGGVPVFLAVTIVTFVILGSVLEGIPAIVLFGPLLFPIARQVGVHDVHYAMVVVLAMGIGLFAPPFGVGYYAACAISRINPDEGMKPIMGYMIALLIGTLIVAAVPWLSIGFL; via the coding sequence ATGAGCCATACGCCGCATGTCGGTGCCGGTATGGCGGCCGGCGCGTCGCAGGCAGGCCGGTGCAGTTGGGTGATAACGGCGAACACGGTGCTTGGCCATGTCGTCGCGGTCCCGGCAGCACTGCTCGTGCTGGCGGAGATTGCGGTGCTGTCTGCGGGCATCGTGGGTCGATACGTGTTCCGCTCGCCCATCATCTGGTCCGACGAACTCGCCGGCCTTCTCTTTCTTTGGCTCGCCATGCTCGGTTCCGTGATTGCGTTCCAGCGCGGCGAGCACATGCGGATGACCGCGGTCGTCGGTGTTCTCAGTGCTCAGGTTCGTGCGTTTCTGGACGTCGTCGCGGCCGCGGCATCGCTAGCATTTCTCGTCCTCGTCGTCTGGCCCGCCTATGAATTCGCCGCAGACGAGGCATTCGTCACCACGCCTGCGCTCGAGATCGTCAATAGCTGGCGTGCGGCGGCTTTGCCGATCGGGATCGGACTGATGCTAATCGCAGCGGTCCTCCGGCTCATCCGCATCGCGAGCCCGCGCAGCTTGCTGGCGTCCCTGGCGATCGTCGCGGGCATCATCGCGACCTTCATTCTGCTGGCTCCGGCGTTGAAGCCGCTCGGCAATTTGAATCTTCTAATTTTCTTCGTTGTCGTGGTTGGCGCCATGGTCTTCGCGGCCGTGCCGATCGCGTTCGCATTCGGCCTCGCCACGGTCGGCTATCTCGCCTTGACGACCAGCACGCCCGACGTGGTGATGATCGGGCGGATGGACGAAGGCATGAGCCACCTGATTCTGCTCGCGGTGCCTCTCTTCGTCTTTCTCGGTCTGCTGATCGAGATGACAGGCATGGCGCGCGCGATGGTTGGCTTCCTGGCAAGCCTTCTGGGCCACGTGCGCGGCGGACTGCACTACGTGCTCGTCGGAGCGATGTATCTGGTCTCGGGTATTTCCGGCTCCAAGGCGGCAGATATGGCTGCGGTGGCTCCGGTGTTGTTTCCCGAGATGCGGCAGCGCGGGGCCAAGCCTGGCGATCTCGTCGCGCTCCTGGCCGCGACAGGCGCGCAGACCGAGACGATCCCACCGTCGCTGGTTCTGATCACGATCGGCTCGGTCACCGGTGTGTCGATCTCTGCGCTGTTTACTGGCGGGTTGCTGCCGGGCGTGGTGCTCGCGGTCATGCTCGCGGCCGTCGTGTGGTGGCGATACCGCCGCGAGGACTTGTCCCACGTCGAAAGGGCAAAGGGGTCGGAGATCGGCCGAGCCTTTGTCATCGCGATACCCGCTATCGCCCTGCCATTCGTGATCCGGACTGCCGTCGTCGAGGGCGTTGCGACGGCAACGGAGGTCTCGACCATCGGCATCCTGTACTCGGCCTGCGCGGGTCTCCTCGTCTACCGCCAGTTCGACTGGCGCCGTCTCTATCCGATGCTGGTCGAGACGGCTTCGCTGTCCGGGGCAATTCTGCTCATCATCGGCGCGGCGACGGGGATGGCCTGGGCGCTGACTCAGTCGGGATTTTCTGCCTCTCTTGCCAAGTGCATGACCAACCTTCCCGGCGGCGTCCCTGTCTTCCTGGCGGTCACGATCGTTACCTTCGTGATCCTGGGCAGCGTGCTGGAAGGGATCCCGGCCATCGTGCTGTTTGGCCCGCTGCTGTTCCCGATCGCGCGGCAGGTCGGGGTGCACGATGTCCACTATGCGATGGTGGTCGTCCTCGCCATGGGCATCGGCCTGTTCGCACCGCCGTTCGGCGTCGGTTACTACGCGGCCTGCGCGATCAGCCGCATCAATCCGGACGAGGGCATGAAGCCGATCATGGGCTACATGATCGCGCTCTTGATCGGCACCCTGATCGTCGCAGCCGTGCCCTGGTTGTCGATCGGCTTCCTTTGA
- the groES gene encoding co-chaperone GroES — MQFRPLHDRVVVKRIEAEEKSAGGIIIPDTAKEKPQQGEVIAVGPGGRDETGKLIPIDLKIGDRVLFGKWSGTEVKLDGIEYLIMKESDVMGVLEESAAKKKAA, encoded by the coding sequence ATGCAGTTCCGCCCGCTCCACGACCGCGTGGTCGTCAAGCGTATCGAAGCCGAGGAAAAGTCCGCCGGCGGCATCATCATCCCGGATACGGCCAAGGAGAAGCCGCAACAAGGCGAGGTCATCGCCGTGGGGCCGGGAGGCCGCGACGAAACCGGCAAGTTGATCCCGATCGACCTGAAGATCGGTGACCGCGTTCTGTTCGGAAAATGGTCAGGCACCGAGGTCAAGCTCGATGGGATCGAATATCTCATCATGAAAGAGAGCGACGTCATGGGAGTGCTTGAAGAATCGGCGGCCAAGAAGAAAGCGGCCTGA
- a CDS encoding TRAP transporter substrate-binding protein, which produces MPVAKSASISRRSLLMAATAVPLCGILTRPASAAEFVYKFATGQDPTHPVNIRAQEAIDRIKEATSGRLEIRLFPANQLGSDTELLTQVRSGGVEFFNQSSSILATLVPSAGIVNTGFAFADYDSVWKAMDGDLGTYIRAQIAKTPIMAVSKAWDNGFRQVTSSGREIRTPDDLKNFQIRVPPAPLLTSLFKALGAGPTPINFNEVYSALQTKVVDGQENPLPIIATARLYEVQNTCSLTGHVWDGYWILGNKRAFERLPKDVQEIVTRELDRSAIDQRADIAKLSRSLRNDLSAKSLKFVDVDRAAFRQALSKTSFYSDWKGKFGEEAWSQLEKAAGQLS; this is translated from the coding sequence ATGCCTGTCGCGAAGTCCGCAAGCATCAGCCGCCGTTCGCTCTTGATGGCGGCCACGGCCGTACCTCTCTGCGGGATTTTGACCCGCCCGGCATCCGCCGCTGAGTTCGTCTACAAGTTCGCGACCGGACAGGACCCGACGCATCCGGTGAATATCAGGGCGCAGGAAGCGATCGACCGCATCAAGGAAGCGACCAGCGGCCGCCTGGAGATCAGGCTGTTCCCGGCCAACCAGCTCGGCTCGGACACCGAGCTCTTGACGCAGGTTCGCAGCGGCGGCGTCGAGTTCTTCAACCAGTCGTCCTCGATCCTCGCCACGCTGGTGCCGAGCGCCGGAATCGTGAATACCGGCTTCGCCTTCGCCGACTACGACAGCGTCTGGAAGGCTATGGACGGCGATCTCGGCACCTACATCCGGGCGCAGATCGCCAAGACGCCGATCATGGCGGTCTCGAAGGCCTGGGACAACGGCTTCCGTCAGGTGACGTCCTCCGGCCGCGAGATCCGCACGCCGGACGACCTGAAGAATTTCCAGATCCGCGTTCCCCCCGCGCCGCTACTGACCTCGCTGTTCAAGGCGCTCGGCGCCGGGCCGACCCCGATCAACTTCAACGAGGTCTATTCCGCGCTGCAGACCAAGGTCGTCGACGGCCAGGAGAATCCGTTGCCCATCATCGCGACGGCGCGGCTTTACGAAGTGCAGAACACGTGCAGCCTGACCGGTCACGTCTGGGACGGCTATTGGATTCTCGGCAACAAGCGCGCTTTCGAGCGTCTCCCCAAGGACGTGCAGGAGATCGTCACTCGCGAGCTCGACCGCTCCGCCATCGATCAGCGCGCCGATATCGCAAAGCTCAGCCGGTCTCTGCGTAACGATCTCTCCGCCAAGAGCCTCAAGTTCGTCGACGTCGATCGTGCCGCTTTCCGCCAGGCGCTGTCCAAGACCAGCTTCTATTCGGACTGGAAGGGCAAATTCGGCGAGGAGGCGTGGTCGCAACTTGAAAAAGCGGCGGGCCAGCTATCATGA
- a CDS encoding recombinase family protein: MICSRRQGAVRLALPQGPSAQDAPRSSRRCPRRTPQRLPQLRLSASPGKAGELEIDQTEAAVIRQIFADYLNARSPRDIAATLSKQGLPGPRGGVWNASTIAGSRKRSRSRRCESWWPSTGSISGGRLDLPLKVRPWDSNEVVTAGCANGVAWRHNQHPEAGGRALRTLS; this comes from the coding sequence ATGATCTGCAGTCGGCGTCAAGGGGCTGTTCGCCTCGCTCTTCCTCAAGGACCCAGCGCACAAGACGCGCCGCGGTCAAGCCGGCGTTGTCCGCGACGGACTCCACAACGGCTGCCCCAGCTACGGCTATCGGCCAGCCCCGGAAAAGCCGGCGAGCTGGAGATTGACCAGACGGAAGCAGCGGTCATCCGCCAGATCTTTGCCGATTACCTCAACGCCAGGTCGCCGCGCGACATCGCGGCCACGCTGAGCAAGCAGGGCCTGCCAGGCCCGCGCGGCGGCGTCTGGAACGCATCGACCATCGCCGGCAGCCGCAAGCGGAGCAGATCACGCAGATGCGAGAGCTGGTGGCCCAGCACGGGATCGATATCGGGTGGCCGACTTGATCTTCCTTTGAAAGTTAGGCCTTGGGATTCTAATGAAGTTGTCACCGCAGGTTGTGCAAATGGAGTTGCTTGGCGACACAATCAGCATCCGGAGGCAGGCGGAAGAGCCTTGCGTACGCTTTCTTGA